Proteins encoded by one window of Taeniopygia guttata chromosome 1A, bTaeGut7.mat, whole genome shotgun sequence:
- the LOC121469172 gene encoding acrosin-like: MALLRLLVLLALVGSVWATWDTCRGTCGLWPMVLNESSAIPEFGSSRSAKATSLDVNAGAWPGIASIQVTRDNGTWHMCSGALVSHRWVLTAASCFSGAGDVLKWKVVIGATDLSQPGPGAAEFQIKQLLKHPAYVAATARNNMALLELERPVECSDYIQLGCVPDSSLAVPELRTCYIAGWRAAPDSAPGPRPLLQEAKVRLMDAQVCNSSRWYGGAVQPQELCAGYPRGGIDTCQGDIGGPLVCKDKTHDHFWLVGLASWGKGCAGARRPGIFTSTQHFHSWICAHAGPSPTGPAPAPKATLNSPDPPELVPTNPEPGPESSQPAMDISFPKKTLTGFLRKLQKVLELLKNRTV; the protein is encoded by the exons ATGGCTTTGCTGAGACTGCTCGTCCTGCTGGCCCTCGTTGGGTCCGTGTGggccacctgggacacctgcag AGGCACCTGTGGGCTCTGGCCCATGGTGTTGAACGAGAGCTCCGCCATCCCCGAGTTCGGCTCCTCGCGctctgccaaggccaccagCCTGGATGTCAACGCGGGGGCCTGGCCTGGCATCGCCAGCATCCAGGTCACCCGGGACAACGGCACGTGGCACATGTGCTCGGGGGCACTCGTCAGCCACCGCTGGGTCCTCACGGCCGCCAGCTGCTTCAGCGGGGCGGG GGATGTCCTCAAGTGGAAGGTGGTGATCGGGGCCACGGACCTGAGCCAGCCGGGCCCCGGGGCCGCGGAGTTCCAGATCAAGCAGCTCCTGAAGCACCCGGCCTACGTGGCGGCCACGGCGCGGAACAACATggcgctgctggagctggagcggCCCGTGGAGTGCAGCGACTACATCCAGCTGGGCTGCGTGCCCGAcagctccctggcagtgcccgaGCTCAGAACCTGCTACATCGCGGGCTGGAGAGCCGCCCCGGACAGCG cccccggcccgcgCCCGCTGCTGCAGGAGGCCAAAGTGCGGCTGATGGACGCCCAAGTGTGCAACAGCAGCCGCTGGTACGGGGGGGccgtgcagccccaggagctgtgcGCGGGGTACCCGCGGGGCGGCATCGACACCTGCCAG ggggacatcgggggtccccTGGTCTGCAAGGACAAGACCCATGACCACTTCTGGCTGGTGGGACTGGCCAGTTGGggcaagggctgtgctggggctaGGAGACCTGGCATCTTCACCTCCACCCAGCACTTCCACTCCTGGATCTGTGCCCACGCCGGCCCCAGCCCCACGGgaccagcaccagcaccaaaGGCCACCCTGAACTCGCCAGATCCACCAGAACTGGTGCCAACAAACCCAGAGCCAGGACCTGAGAGCAGCCAGCCAGCCATGGACATTTCCTTCCCAAAGAAAACCTTGACAGGGTTCCTCAGGAAGCTGCAGAAGGTGTTGGAGCTCCTGAAGAACAGGACAGTGTGA